In one Lysobacter alkalisoli genomic region, the following are encoded:
- a CDS encoding peroxiredoxin — translation MAEDGKKLPAKTLKLPLALSGGDSTTLGAASLGDYSGQWLVLYFYPKDSTPGCTTEGLDFNALLPKFKKLNASVLGVSRDSIKSHDNFCAKQGFKFPLVSDPDEALCKAFDVIKPKKLYGREYVGVERSTFLISPEGVIARSWRKVKVPGHAQAVLDALKELTTQ, via the coding sequence ATGGCTGAAGACGGCAAGAAGCTCCCCGCAAAGACCCTCAAGCTGCCGCTGGCCCTGTCCGGCGGCGACAGCACCACCCTCGGCGCCGCTTCACTTGGTGATTACTCCGGCCAATGGCTGGTGCTGTATTTCTACCCGAAGGACAGCACTCCGGGCTGCACCACCGAAGGCCTGGACTTCAACGCGCTGCTGCCGAAGTTCAAGAAGTTGAACGCCAGCGTTCTTGGCGTGTCGCGCGATTCGATCAAGTCGCATGACAACTTCTGCGCCAAGCAAGGATTCAAGTTCCCGCTGGTCAGCGACCCCGACGAGGCGCTGTGCAAGGCTTTCGATGTGATCAAGCCGAAGAAGCTCTATGGCCGCGAGTATGTCGGCGTGGAGCGCAGCACCTTCCTGATTTCGCCCGAGGGCGTCATCGCGCGGTCATGGCGCAAGGTGAAAGTGCCCGGCCATGCCCAGGCCGTCCTCGACGCGCTCAAGGAACTCACCACGCAGTGA
- a CDS encoding glycine cleavage system protein R, protein MTDTASRPSPTENHLLINAYTTHPESPLLSVTRRISDSGCNLVDARLSTVGRDVSVTALATGSWDSVAKLEAMLTRLEREEGLKLIWYRTGAKQIQSNLLPYVVEVVAADKPGILFQLADFFDRQGITIESLHCSRYRAMQTGADMFSAQVTIGVPSNMHIAALRDDFLEFCDHLNLDAIMDPMKF, encoded by the coding sequence TTGACCGATACCGCTTCCCGGCCGTCGCCGACCGAAAACCACCTCCTGATCAATGCCTACACGACGCATCCGGAGTCGCCGCTGCTGTCGGTGACGCGACGGATCAGCGACAGCGGCTGCAATCTCGTCGATGCCCGTCTGTCGACCGTGGGTCGTGATGTGTCGGTGACTGCGCTTGCGACCGGCTCGTGGGACTCGGTGGCCAAGCTCGAGGCGATGCTGACCCGGCTCGAGCGCGAGGAAGGCCTGAAGCTGATCTGGTACCGCACCGGCGCCAAGCAGATCCAGTCCAACCTGCTGCCCTACGTGGTCGAGGTGGTCGCGGCCGACAAGCCCGGCATCCTGTTCCAGCTGGCCGACTTCTTCGACCGCCAGGGCATCACCATCGAAAGCCTGCATTGCTCGCGTTACCGTGCGATGCAGACCGGCGCCGACATGTTCTCCGCCCAGGTCACGATCGGCGTACCCTCGAACATGCACATCGCAGCATTGCGGGACGACTTCCTGGAGTTCTGCGACCACCTGAACCTCGATGCCATCATGGACCCGATGAAATTCTGA